The genomic region GCTCCCAGTGGCGCGGGTCGACGGCAAGCGCGGTGGCGACGGCCCCGGGGGTGGCGGCGCGCCGGCGGCTCTCCTCCAGGGCGGCCTCCACCGCGACGGCCGGGGCCACGGTGTCGGCGATCAGTTCGCGGCGGCGGACGGCGGTGCGGGGGAGCGCCTCCGAGGCCGCCCCCTCCTGGAAGAGGAGTCCGGTCCAGTGCCGCACCCCGGGGCGGCCGAAGTCGTCGACGATGCCCTGGAATCCGGGGCCCCAGAGGAAGGCGTTCATGCCCTCCGGTGCGGACCACAGATACAGCGGTGCGTACTGGTTGACCGGTGAGGTGTCACCGCGTTCGCGGAGCAGGTACGCCTTGAGGCCCAGCCCCGGAAAGCCGTCGAGGAGATGCCCCCTGGTCGCGACCCGCTGCCGGACGATCCCCATGTCGTAGTCGGAGGGCAGGGTGATCTCGTACTGCATGACGTGCATCGCGTCCACCTCAGGCCTGGTGGTTCGGTGGGACGTGCGGGGCGAGCAGGGAGAGCAGCCCCTGGACGGCCGAGTCGAAGGCCGCCGGTGATCCGGACGCCCGGGCCAGGACGTAGCCCCCCTGGACCGTGGCCACGACGGCCGCCGCGACGTCCTGCGCTGCGAGGTCCGGGGAGAACTCGCCCGCGTCCAGGCCCTCCTGGAGGATCTCGGCGAGGCGGCCGCGCAGCCAGCCGATCGTTTCGTCCACCGGTGCCCTCAGCGCATCGCTGGCCACCACGTCGGGATCCATGGTCAGCCGCCCCACCGGACAGCCCCGCAGCACGTCACGCTCGCGCAGCAGATAGGCCGAGATCCGCTCGTAGGCCGATCCGGGGCCGTCCAGCAGGCGGCCCGCCGTCTCGCGCATCTCCGCGGACGTGCGGAGCACG from Streptomyces sp. QL37 harbors:
- a CDS encoding DUF4865 family protein, encoding MHVMQYEITLPSDYDMGIVRQRVATRGHLLDGFPGLGLKAYLLRERGDTSPVNQYAPLYLWSAPEGMNAFLWGPGFQGIVDDFGRPGVRHWTGLLFQEGAASEALPRTAVRRRELIADTVAPAVAVEAALEESRRRAATPGAVATALAVDPRHWELLHFTLWEDEPSGDPGDRYEVLHLSSPERDRLRRGKQW
- a CDS encoding TetR/AcrR family transcriptional regulator; this translates as MYSELMSTPDRLVEATQELLWERGYVGTSPKAIQQRAGAGQGSMYHHFAGKPDLALAAVLRTSAEMRETAGRLLDGPGSAYERISAYLLRERDVLRGCPVGRLTMDPDVVASDALRAPVDETIGWLRGRLAEILQEGLDAGEFSPDLAAQDVAAAVVATVQGGYVLARASGSPAAFDSAVQGLLSLLAPHVPPNHQA